From Isachenkonia alkalipeptolytica:
GTCTTAGTCAATTGAAGGGCATAAAGGTTCCCTAGAGCATAGGTAGGAAAATAGCCGATCATTCCCCCTGCCCAGTGCATATCCTGCAGTACCCCCTCCCGATTATCCCTAGGTTTAATTCCTAGAATATCTTCCATCTTTTCATTCCATCGCTCGGGGAGTTCCTCGACGGAAATTTTTCCTCCAATCAAATCCTTTTCCAGTTCATAACGAAGGATAATATGAAGACTATAGGTTAGCTCGTCGGCTTCCACACGGATCATGGAAGGTTCCACAATATTAATGTACTCCACCATTTCTTCCAAACTTACATTCTTTACCTCTTCTTGAAAAAGCTCTTGAAATTCCGGAAGCAATCCCTTCCAGAAAAATTCACTGCGTCCCACAACATTTTCCCAGAAACGGGATTGAGATTCATGCATTCCCGTGGATGCCGCAGAGCCTGCTGAGGTTTTGAACAGCTCCATGGGAATGTTTTGTTCATACATCCCATGCCCGCCCTCATGGATGGTTCCAAATAAAGCGGTTTTGAAGAAATCCTCCTGATAGCGGGTGGTTACCCGTACATCTTTAGGGTTCAGTCCGATGGTAAAGGGATGTATACTCTCATCCAATCGACCGCACTCAAAATCATAGCCAATTTTCTTAAGTATTTTTTCACTTAGAATTTTCTGTTTTTCCACCGGAAGCTTTACGGATTCCAGTCGTTTGTTCGGTTTTTTTGAAGCATTTTGGATCTTGTTTAAAATATTTAAAACGCCTTCCTTCAATTCCCCAAAGATAGCATCCAGTTTCTCTACGGTCATACCTTCCTCAAAGCGATCCAGTAAAGCGTTATAAGCATGGCCTTCGTAACCTAAACGTTCTGACATCCTTCGGTTGAAATCCACAATTTTCTCCAAATAAGGCCGGAAGATTTCAAAATCATCGTCGGCTTTCGCCTTTTCCCAAATGTTTTGAGCCCTCGAGGTGAGGATTACATAGTCCCGATACTCTTCTTCAGGAATTTTTTGAAACTTTTCCAAGTGTTTTACATCCTTTTCGATGCTCTTTTGATATTTTTCCGGTAATTCATTATAATACTTCTCCCTAGAAAACTCCCCCAGAAGATGTTGCATTTCCGGTGACACAGACATTTTAAAAGCTTCTGTGGATAGAGTTCCCAAGGCTTCTGAGCGGATATTCCTTCCCTCTTTCGGCGCATAGGTAGCCATGTCCCAGTGGGCAAGCCCTGCCATCTCCCGATAATGCTGGATTTTACTTGAAATTTCCATATAGCGTTTCAATAGTTCCTGAAGCTGATTTTCTTCCTTTTGGTTGTCTTCTTTTTTCATCGGATCGCTCCTCTCAAATAAATTTATTTGACCATATAATTATTTTTATTATATCATAACATTCTGTGTTTTTAGAATGTTTTTCCCAAAAAAATCAAAGGAACAATCTTCCCTCTATAGCAAAGATTATTCCTTTAATTTAAACATCCTCAGTCAATCTTAGAGTTATAAATTTATTGTTTCGATTGAGTTTTCGTACCCAGCATATCCGCGGCTTTATAGGAGCTGCGGACTAAAGGATCCGAAGCAACAAAGGAGAACCCTAGGCTTTCGGCTTTCTCCTTATAAGCCTGAAAAGCTTTGGGAGTGATGTATTCCTCCATAGGATAGTGCGCTTTACTAGGGGCTAGATACTGACCCACCGTTAAAAAGTCACACTGGTACTGTCGTAAGTCCATCATTACCTGATGAACTTCCTCGGGAAATTCTCCAAGGCCTACCATAATACCCGATTTCGTGAAAATAGAAGGATTCAGTTTCTTCACATTTACCAATACTTCCAAGGACTGATAATAATCCGCCTGAGGCCGGACTTTATCGTACATTCTCGGAATGGTTTCAATATTATGATTTATGATATCCGGCTGAGCGTCGGTAACTTTTTTCAGAGCTTTAAAATCCCCTTGAAAGTCGGGAATTAATACCTCAATGGCGATCTCTTTATCCACAGCTCGAATGGCATTAATGACTTTTGCAAAATGTCCCGCACCGCCATCGGGTAAGTCATCCCGGGTAACCGAGGTCACCACCACATGCTTGAGTCCCAGTTCCTGTGTCGCCTTCGCCATATTTCCCGGTTCCTTAGGGTCTACCGGTTCCAATGCTTCATGGGTTACGTTACAGAATCTACAGTTTCTTGAACACTGGGTTCCTAATATCATAAAGGTTGCGGTTTTATTACTAAAGCATTCTATTCGATTCGGACAATTGGCTTCCTGGCACACGGTATTCAGGGAAAGGTCTTTTAACATGCGTTTTACCGCTTCTTCTTTCTGCAGATCCTCCATATTCACCCGAAGCCAACGGGGTTTACGTTCACTTTTCATAAGCTCACCTCTTCTATAAATTAAGTTCTTCCAGTGTTATATTTTGAACCTTTTCATACTCATATACCCTAACAAACTCCTCTGCTACCCGCTGGTTCATTTGGTTAAAATCCTGGGTTTCCCCTAATAATTTTTCTAATGTGGTTACGCCTTTATCACGAATTCCGCAGGGGATGATAAACTGAAAATGGTCTAGGTTCGTATTCACGTTAAAGGCAAAACCATGCATGGTTACCCCCTTTTTTACGGCTAAACCGATGGCAGTGATCTTCTCATTGCCTATCCAAACCCCGATATCCTTCCCGGAACCTGTAGCTTTCAAATCAAAGTCCTTTAAGATATTTACAAAAACTTTTTCCAACTTTTCCACAAAACCACGGACTTTTATTTGGTTTTCGATTAGATGAATTATGGGATAACCCACAATTTGTCCTTCTCCGTGATAGGTAACATCCCCTCCCCGGTTGGTTTCAAATCGCTGAATGCCTTGACGGGCCAATTCTTTTTCCGGCGCTACTACATTCTCCGCCGATGCGCTTTTCCCCAGAGTGATTACTGCGGGGTGCTCCACTAAAATCAAGGTGTCAGAGATCTTCCCCTCCTGTCGTTTTTTTAATAATTGAAACTGGATTTCTAAGGCCTGCTCATAATCGCATTTACCCAAATATAAAAGGTTTAAAGTTTTTTCCATAGGAACCCTCCGTTTTTAAGAATGACTATAATTTAGGAGCTTGTATTACTTACATTGTCAGTATACCATAAAGCAAATGAAATTTCTTCCTCTCCTTTACAGTCTTCTTTAATTCTTCTGTAAAGTTGATTTTAAGACCTTCCAGCCATCACCCTTGCGAAAACAAATTAAAAAAGAGCTTTCCCTTTATAGAGAAAACTCCACTTTAATGCATTTACCAATGATTTTCAACTCGCTTTTCTTCTTACTTACCCCGTTTTCCCCTTCTAGACCTTGGAAAAGCGCGATCTTTCCGCTTCCCTCCTTTCGGAGTTTTCGGACCATTCGTCCCTTTGCCACATTAATTAAGTAAAGTGCTCCGTTTTCAATTTCTTGGGTATCCAGGACCGTTACGATATCCCCTTTCTTAATTCGAAGTCCCTGTAGAGCATTATCGGTTACTTCAATAAAGAAAAGTTTATCAGGATGATAGCCCTCCACTTTGTTTTCCATCAAGGGCAATGATTTTTCTCCAACAACCTTTCCATTATCCATGCGTTGCACAGGATAAGTTTTCACCAAGTTCCCCAAGGCTTTTTGCCATGAACCGGTGGGTTTTAAATCATAGTTTTGAAGTTCTTCCTTCGAATCCTGTTTTTTTCCAGCTTTGACCTTGTCCGACGCTTCATCGGTAGGCTCCTCCGCCACACTGATAAAATCCATGGATTTCCCTAGTTTTTTTAAAATTTTTTCAGCAATATCCTCTTTGATTACCTTCCGACCGGATTCGATATCCCGAAGATAACTTTCGGATATACCGCATTTTTTTGCCAGGGCTTTTTCCGATAAACTCGCTTGTTCCCTAGCTTTCTTTATTTGTTCTGCCAATCGATTCATCCAATCACCTCATTTGTCATTATATTTACTATTTTATCATGATCCTTATCCTTTCTCCAGATGATCTTAGACACTTATCCTGATTTCTTTGCTGAAATCACAATAAACCTACCTTAGTGCTTTCCCTTGCGCAGGGAATCCGTTATAATAAGATTAAGATGTTTTCAGTTGCTTTACACTGGTAACAGCATTGACAACGCCTTTCAGGGGGTAAAAGCATGAGAAAAATCCATTGGTTAAATGATTTAAAGCAGTACATTTTATTTCATTATCGAAAAACCCTTACCGTGGAAGAGTCCGTTTTAAGTTATAATGTGGCTACTTTTATCGAGCAGCGACAACGGCCAAGTTTTTCAAAAAGTCTGTTGCATTTCATCGATGCAAAAGGGCTGGATGACACGGAGGTCTATAAAAGGGCGGGAATCGACCGTAAACATTTTTCAAAAATACGTTCAAATCCAGATTATCAACCTAAGAAAAAAACCGCCCTCGCCCTTTGTCTTTCCTTACAATTAGATCTTAGAGAAGCCGAGTGTCTATTACGTTCTGCAGGGTATACTTTTTCCAACAGCCAATTCTTGGATCTGATTATACAGTACTGCATTGAAGAGCATATTTATGATATTCATGAGGTCAATTACGCTCTGGAACATTATAAATTAGAGCCTTTGTAACAATAGGCGGGGTTATCTTCACTGTAATTATTCCGAATTTTCTGCTATACTATAGTTAAGAAGTAAAAAAACTTTTCCAAATCACTTTATTATGAGCCATTATGCATCCTTCTAGCCTCTTTACTCTGTTATAAGTATTTTTGAAATGTATTTTAAAAGAACAAATACAGGCACTATCTTACGAGAATTACGGGAATTATCAAATAGGAGGGATTTCCATGAAGAAAAAAGTTTTAATCGTAATCGATTATCAAAAAGACTTTGTTATGGGAAGCTTAGGATTCACTGAAGCTAAGGAATTGGATTCTGTAATTTGTAAAAAGATAAAAAGTTATAAAAATCATCAGGTTTTTTATACCCTGGACACCCATGATGAAGATTACTTAGAATCCTTAGAGGGAGACTCCCTTCCCATTGAACACTGTATTAAAGGAACCGAAGGTCACAAAGTATACGGAAACACCAAAATATGCCTTAATGAGGTTGGAGCGCAGCCTTTGGAAAAAAGAAGTTTTGGAATCCACCCCCAAGAACTTCATGAACAGTGTTTTGACTTCTATGAAGACGAACTGGAATCCATTGAATTGGTAGGGGTGGTTACTAATATCTGTGTTATATCCAATGCGATTGTGTTAAAAACCCTGTACCCCGAAGTGCCCATATTTGTGGATGCCTCCGCCTGTGCTTCTCCTGACCCGGCACTTCACGAGAAAGCCTTGGATGTTTTGGCAGGCCTTCATGTTAACGTAATCAATCGGTGAAGATCCCATAGGGTGGTTGAATCCCTTTATCCATCAATAAAAAAGGAGACCTTCGGGTCTCCTTTTAATTTTTCTATTGGACTTTCCTATACAGTAAGAAAGCTTAACGTTTGTTGCAGTTGATAAAACCGAAGTTGTAAGCTGTGTTTTCTGAAGAAGCCTTCCTGGTATTCTTTCACCGCATAATATTTATCCACCATCGTTACAATCCAACTTTCCTTGTATTTCGGCGGAACAATGGTTGTAGGGAACATATGTTTCTTTATGATATCTGCTTCCATATCGCTGACATCAAAGTACTTTCTGGCATTTTCAAGAGCTACTCTTGGATGAGATACCGCATGGGATTCTTTTAAGTATTTCAAGTTTCGGTTCCCCTTGGTTCGCCAGTCATATAAAAAGAAATCATGAAGTAGGGCACCCCGGGCGATGGCTCGATAATCCATCTTTAGTTTTTTTGCTATTTTATAAGATCGAAAGGAAACTTCCAGGGAATGTTCGAATATGCTTCCCTCATGGTGTCGAATGTCCTTCGATTGCATGAATGCATCATGGTTTAATATATCTTTTGTGATCTCGTAGTATTCGGAATTTCTGCTCAATACGTGGACCTCCTTGATTTTATCCGTCTTTTGAATTTTATGTCCGCTGTTTTACTCACAGTTTACATAATACTAGGATCCCGGGATTTTGTCAAGGAAACCCTTGGAAAAATCCAAGAAAAAGAAGACAATTTCTTAGTTAATATTTACTCCCTACGATAAACCACCTTGCCATCGATCATCGTAAGCTCCACCTGGGTATCGGATATTTCAGAGGGCCTGACGGTAAACAGGTCCCGGTCCAACACAATCAAGTCCGCAAAATAACCGGGGAGAAGTTTTCCCTTAACATCCTCTTGAAACTGATTTTCAGCACTTTTCCAAGTGTAGGCATCCACGGCCTCCTCTATGGTCATCCGCTCCTCCGGTTGATACCCCCCTTCAGGATAACCGTTTTGATCCCTTCGGGTAACCGCAGCATAAATATTTCGAAAAGGGTTTGAATCTTCCACCGGTGCATCGGTTCCAATGCTGATCAATCCCCCCTGCTGATACAAGGTGTTAAAAGCATAGGAGGTTTTTGCCAAAGCCTCACCCACCCGTTTTTTCACAATATGCAGATCATAATCCAGAAAAACCGGCTGAGCCATTACCGCTATACGGTTCTTGATGATTCGATCCAATTGGTCCCCACTGGTAATCTGATTATGAACGATACCATGACGCAGGGTGTTTTCAGCTTCTCCGATCAGTTTTTCATAGCTTTTTACCACGCTTTCCACAGCACCGTCACCAATGGCATGGGTAATTACAGGAATCCCGTGAGCCCCAGCCAGTTGACAAAGCTCCCAAAGTTCTTGATCTTTCAGGGCTTCCACCCCTTTCGTAGTAGGATCGTCGGCATAGGGCCGTCGAAGCAGTGCGGTTCTTCCGCCTAGGGAGCCATCTTTGAAAAGCTTTAGTGAGCCCCGTTGATAATAGTCCTGATCATACTTACCATTTTTATATTCACTGTTCAGGTACCTTCGAAAATCCTCAACTCTTTGAAAGTTAAATTGATGCCGATACCGAAGGGGAAGTTTTTCTTCTTCATATACCTCACGTATCCAATCAAAGGTTTGCTGAAAGTCTTCTCCTGAGACATCACAGGATTGAACCGATGTGATCCCTTGACTGAGAACGTATTTCCCCGCTTCAATAAATTGATTTTTTTTCGCTTCCTTATCCTTTTGGGACAGGGCTTTTGCCAAAACATGGGTGGCGTTTTCCGTAACCACTCCGCTTAGTATCCCCTGGGGGCTCCGCTCGACGGTACCTCCCGGTATGAAGGTGTCCTCAGTAATCCCTGCCATTTCCATAGCCTTGGTATTACCAACAGCCACATGACCACAAACCCGTTCATAAACAATGGGAATATCTGTAGAGATCAAATCCAGATCCTTTCGCCCGGGCAGGCGTTTATCCTCTGCTTCAAAAAAATCCTGATTCCAGCCCCGGCCATGGATGCCTACTTCCTGTCGGTTTTTTGATAAGTAGTCCCGACCCCTTTCAATCATTTCACCGATAGATTTAACCCCCGTAAGGTTGCAGCTGGCCATAGCTTCTCCCAGGAGAAACAGATGCAGATGGCTGTCGTTCAGACCCGGGAGCACGGTTTTCCCTTGAAGGTCTATTACCTCGTCATCCCTTCTTCGGTTCTTTACTATAGCCTCAGTACTGCCCACGGCCTCTACAAAGCCTCCCTTAATAGCAATTGCTTCTTCAAACCTTCCTTTTTCCAAGTATATTTTCCCCTTGATTAGCAGGGTTCCCATGAACTTCACTCCTCCACCCAGGAAAGCGGGGATTTTTCCCACCTCCATATTTTCACTTTTTTCTTCGCTACTCTAAAGTATACCACGGCTCTTTCATAAGAAAAACCCGGTTATCCGGGTTTTCTTTACTTAACCTATTCTTTTTTCCGAAAGATTGAATTTCAGAAATCCTATTATCCCTTTTGAAGTTGACTAAAGTTTTTTTGTATTTCTTTTACGGGAATTCGGATGAAATATACCGATACCACAACCACCATAAAGGGATCCATATAGGGTACTAAAAAAGCGGTTGCGGGAATTAGACTCAGAATAAATCCCAAGGCAAAGCCCACCAAAACTCCAAGACTTGCCCAGGTATCCATTAACCATTGATGGGCCTCTGCCTGTAGCAGTGGGGTATGTGTCTTCTTAGATGGATTTCGGAGCAGTACATACACACCGTAACAGGCAATGGTAGAGATAACTGCGTATATAAGAGCGTAATTCATGGACGTCTCCCGCCCTCCGTCAAAGAGGGCTGTAACAGCTGTCAACAAGGAGCCGGTCACGAGAATTAGAATCACGGTATACTTAATAAACACCACCAGGGTATCCACGTTCATGTTTTTTTCTCTTCCGAACAGGGATAAGCGGATTTTTTCTTTTTTTCTTACCTTACCCAGGGCCCATAGAGATAGCATCGATAGCCCCAAGCTGATAAAAGAATACAAACCGTCAAATATGATCATTTGAGAGTCCAGTATTGTTCCTAAAATCATTCCTGTGACAGCAAAACCCAAGGCTCCAAGTACGGACCCCACAATCAATTGCTTTTCATTTTTGACATTCATAAATTTCCGAACCCTTTCTTAACTTATTTTCATATTTTATAGTACATTTTCATAGTGCATAATGTAACTGTAATCCTCCTGCTAGGCCGTTGTATTTTCTTCAAATCCCTTCAATATGAATTCAAGCAGGTCTTTTTTAATCTTATCCACATCCCCGTTATTTCTTTTGAATAAATAACAGGTTTCCGCCGATTGCTCAAGGATCCCCAGGGTAAACTGTACCATAATAGTGGTATCCGGTTTTTTTCGAAGTTCCCCCTTCTTTTGAAACTGCTCGAAGATTTTTTCCAGCCACTGATAATAGGGATCATATATTGCCTCCCACTTCTCTAAGGAGTGATAATAGCTCATGCCTGAGTATAAAAACGTGATAATCTGCTGATAATCTTCAGTGATTTCAAACACTAACTCTATCAGTCCCCGAAGAAAATCTTTAGAGTTTTCAGCTTGATTCAATTTCTTTTTTTCCCCTCGAGCCATGGCATCCTCAACTATTCTTTCCGCAATAGCTGGGGCCAGGGCCGCCTTTGAAGAAAAATACAGATAAAAGGTTCCTTGAGCTAAGCCGGCCCTCTGTACAATTTGTGATACCGATGTATTATCAAATCCCTTTTCTTCGATTAAGCTAATGGCGGCATCCAAAAATTCCTCATATTTCTCTGATCTATCTTTTTTCATTCTAATCCTCCTTTGCTTTCTTTACTTTCCCGGGATTATAAGTGACTGACAGTCATTCATTTTTATATTATAACATGCCGTAAAAAAAAGGGCAACAGATACAACTCTGCTACCCTTGCCTCCTTAAATACAGGGAATTTCCCCTATAATTTAAAAGAAGAAAGATTAATACTTTAACTTCTCCTCCAAATAGGTCTCCAAATCCTCAATTTTAATCCGTTCCTGCTCCATAGTATCCCGGTCCCGTACGGTTACCGCATGGTCTTCCTTGGAATCAAAATCATAGGTGATGCAAAACGGAGTTCCGATTTCGTCCTGGCGACGATACCTTTTACCGATACTTGCCCGCTCATCATAGTCTATGGCAAACTTTCCTGCCAGATTTTTAAACAGTTCTTCCGCCTCGTCCTTCAGTTTCTTGGTTAAGGGCAGCACCGCTGCTTTATAAGGGGCCAGCTTCGGATGGAGTTTTAATACCGTTCGCTGGTCTCCGTCCACGTCCTCCTCTTCATAGGCATCCACTAAAAATGCCAGGGCGACCCGGTCCAAGCCTAGGGATGGCTCAATACAATAGGGCACATACTTTTCATTGGTATGAGGGTTCTGGTACTCCAAATCCACCCCGGAGTGATTGCTGTGCTGTCTTAAATCGAAGTCGGTGCGATCCGCGATTCCCCATAACTCTCCCCATCCGAAGGGAAATTTAAATTCAATATCCGTTGTGGCATTGCTGTAATGGGATAATTCTTCCTTTTCATGTTTCCGGAGTTTAATACTGGACTCCTTGATGTTTAAGTCCAATAACCAGTTTTTACAAAATTCCAGCCAATAGTTAAACCACTCGATATCCTTCCCCGGCTCACAGAAGAACTCCAACTCCATTTGCTCAAACTCCCGGGTTCTGAAAGTAAAGTTTCCAGGCGTAATTTCATTCCTAAAGGATTTTCCCACCTGTCCGATGCCAAAGGGAATCTTTTTTCTAGAGGTTCGAAGGACGTTCTTAAAGTTTACGAATATTCCCTGAGCGGTTTCCGGCCGAAGAAAAATCTCCGTGGAAGAATCCTCGGTTACCCCTTGAAAGGTTTTAAACATCAGGTTAAACTGACGAATGTCCGTAAATTCTTTTTTCCCGCATTTATCACAGGCGATACCTTCCTCTTTGATAAAGCTTACCATTTCCTCGTTGGTCCAGCCTTCCACACTCATCTCTTTTCCTGCATTATGAAGATGTTCTTCAATGATCTGATCCGCTCGAAATCTTGCTTTACAGGCTTTGCAATCAATTAACGGATCATTAAAGCCTCCGATATGGCCTGAGGCCACCCAAGTCTCCGGATTCATTAAAATCGCCGAGTCAAGGCCTACATTGTTGGGGTTTTCCTGAATAAATTTTTTCCACCAGGCATCCTTAATGTTTCGCTTCAGTTCGGCGCCTAAGGGCCCGTAATCCCAAGTGTTCGCCAAACCTCCGTAGATTTCCGAGCCGGGGAAAATAAAGCCTCTGGACTTGCAAAGGGCTACAACTTCTTCCATGGTTTTTTCTTTCACTGTTTATTCCTCCTTTAAATTTTCCTTTATCCTTTTTCACTATAAAAATCCATAAAAAAATCTCTCCCCCCTAATCCAACGATTAGGGACGAAAGATGATTTCCGCGGTTCCACCCTAGTTGATGCCGAAGCATCCCCTTTATAAGTACTGCGACTCCAAAGCGCCCTTCATTTTCGGGTTGCATGGAGCTTACACGATCCTCCACTCGCTGAACCACTTCCGAAAATTACTCCTCTTTTTCTCCGCCGCTATTTGATTATTCTTTAAGATATCAAAGATCATAAATTCTGTCAATAGTCTCGCCGGATTTTGCTTAGAAAGTCCAGGCTTTTAAAGTTGGTTTTGTCCAAATGAATCATCATGTACTGTTTCAGAACCGATTCCAACTCCATAATCAGCTTCGGGTGCACCTTTAATTCTTTCAAGTCCTCAATGTCGATGACCATTAAAAAGTTGGCCAGACGAATGCCTTTTTTCGACAAAGGTTTTGCGAGACCCCTTCCTTCGGACTGACAGTCCTCACAAAGAAGCCCCCCCTCTTCCATATTTAGCACCCAGCGGAAGGAACTTCCAGTTCCACACTGATTACAGGATTTTAAATAGGGCTCATATCCGCTGAACTTTAGAAACTGCAATAAAAACCTTAAAATATGAAGGGAAAGTTCCCCCTCTTTGCGTTCCAAGGCTCCCAGGGACTCCTCAAAGAGATTGAATAGGCGGTTGTTACTCTGTCCCTCAATGGTGACCGTATCCACCAGCTCTATAAAGAAGGAGGCCGCCGAGAGGCTGTCCAGATCTTCTCGTAGCTTATAATGATTATGGATAGGGTCCACATGGTTTAAGGTATACATGGATTTTCCCTTATAGAGGACAAAATCGCTGTAACAAAGGGGCTGAGCGCCGGCTAGGTGCTTGCTTTTAGAGCTTCTGGCCCCCCGGGCCATAACAGAAACCTTGCCTAGTTTACGGGCAAATACTGTCAAAATTCCGTCATTTTCCTTGTATTTCATGTTTTTCAGCACAATTCCTTCGGTTTTTACCAGCATAAGTCCACCTTAGGAGTCGTCCCGATAGCCAAAATTACGAAGCATGGTGTTTTGGTTTCGCCAGCCCTCTTTAACCTTTACCCAGAGCTGAAGGTTAACCTTTGTCCCTAGAAACCCTTCAATGTCCTCCCGGGCGGATTTCCCGATCCCCTTAAGCTTTCGTCCGTTCTTACCGATGATAATGCCTTTATGGCTGTTTCGTTCGCAGTAAATATTCATCTCCAAATCTAGAATGGCTTTATTGGGTCGCTCTTTCATGGAAACCACTTCCACCGCTACCCCATGGGGAATCTCCTGCTCCGTATAATGAAGCACCTTCTCTCGAACCAATTCCGCGATAATCGCCCGTTCCGGCTGATCGGTGATCATGCCTTCAGGAAAGTACTGGGGTCCTTCCGGAAGGTATTCTTTAATCTCCTCGATCACCCGTTGAAGATTAACTCCTTCCAAAGCGGAGATAGGAATAATGGATTCAAAAAGTTCCATATCTTCATATTGTTTTACAATATCTTTGACCGAATCCTGATCGGTTTTATCAATTTTGTTAATCAGAAGGATTTTCGGAGTTTTAATCTTTTTTAACTCCTCTAAAATATACTGATCCCCTCCGCCTAAACGGTCGCTCTCATCCACCATAAATAGAATAACATCCATGTCCCGGAGGCTGGCCTTTGCGGTTTTTACCATATATTCTCCCAGCTCGGTTTTCGGCTTATGAATCCCCGGAGTATCGAGAAAGACAATTTGTAAATTCTCCTCGGTATAAACACTTTGTATCCGGTTCCTTGTGGTCTGCGGCTTGTCTGAAACAATGGCGATTTTTTCTCCCACTAATTGGTTCATCATTGTGGACTTTCCCACATTGGGTCTTCCGATAATGCTTACAAATCCTGATTGATAGCTCATACTGTTCCTCCTTTATTTTCTAAATCCTTCGGGGTGAAGGACAGAGGTAAAATTTCCTCCATGGTATAGGTTTGGTATTCTTCTTCGGATTTCGCCAGAATCACGGTGATATCCAGTCCGAACTCTACAAGTACCTGGCGGCAAATCCCGCAGGGAGCAGTAAAAGCCTCTGGATCTCCAACGATAGCAATGGTTTTAAAATCCTTTTCCCCTTCAGAGATGGCTTTAAATAACGCGGTTCTCTCGGCGCAATTTGTGGCGCCGAAGGAGGCGTTTTCAATATTGCATCCGGTAAAAACTTTTCCGGTGCTTGTCAGTACCGCTGCCCCTACCGGAAATTCCGAGTAAGGCACATAAGCCATTTTCTGAGCCTCCAGGGCTTTTCGTATTAATTCTTTGTTTGTCATATCCTTCCTCCTTTAAAGGGTTTTTAAGTCTTTTTCATTATTTCATCTGACTTCTTTCTTGATTTTCCTTGTTCGGGCTTGTTCCCAGGGTTATCCGATATTACTCCCCTTGGTCCAGTTCTTCTACAGTTAGAATATCTTCCCTTGAAATTACTTGTATCCAGGTTTGTCCCGGATTTAAGATGATTTCTTCTCCCTCACTGTCATAGTACCGGGTAAAATCCTCTTTGTCGCTTTTCTCCCATTGTACTTCCATCACTTCACCCATGGTGAAATAATACCCGCTACCACTGCCTATAGTGTCCATTTCCAAAATTCCGGAACTGGTTCCCGGAATTTGACGGGCGGGAACAATTTGTACCAGCACATTGGCGGCTACAATGGGTTTTTCCTCATCGTCTGTATGGTTTTCATCATAATGGCGCCGGTCAACATAGTATCGGTCGTAACCCTGTTGTTCTTCGTTATAATGATACTCCGCCCGGTAACTGGAATGGTAGCGAACCTCAAAATTCTCTGCGGTCTGTCCGCTTTTTAATGCTTCTTTTTCCTGATGAAACTCATAACCCGCAAAATCCGAGGTTTCACGATAGTTCAATGCTTCTGCAGTACTTCGAATATTGTCCATACTGGTATAAGCATTATGGGGGGCCCTACGATGGGATTCTCTCCAGAAAG
This genomic window contains:
- the lipB gene encoding lipoyl(octanoyl) transferase LipB codes for the protein MEKTLNLLYLGKCDYEQALEIQFQLLKKRQEGKISDTLILVEHPAVITLGKSASAENVVAPEKELARQGIQRFETNRGGDVTYHGEGQIVGYPIIHLIENQIKVRGFVEKLEKVFVNILKDFDLKATGSGKDIGVWIGNEKITAIGLAVKKGVTMHGFAFNVNTNLDHFQFIIPCGIRDKGVTTLEKLLGETQDFNQMNQRVAEEFVRVYEYEKVQNITLEELNL
- a CDS encoding HD domain-containing protein, translating into MSRNSEYYEITKDILNHDAFMQSKDIRHHEGSIFEHSLEVSFRSYKIAKKLKMDYRAIARGALLHDFFLYDWRTKGNRNLKYLKESHAVSHPRVALENARKYFDVSDMEADIIKKHMFPTTIVPPKYKESWIVTMVDKYYAVKEYQEGFFRKHSLQLRFYQLQQTLSFLTV
- a CDS encoding cysteine hydrolase family protein, which gives rise to MKKKVLIVIDYQKDFVMGSLGFTEAKELDSVICKKIKSYKNHQVFYTLDTHDEDYLESLEGDSLPIEHCIKGTEGHKVYGNTKICLNEVGAQPLEKRSFGIHPQELHEQCFDFYEDELESIELVGVVTNICVISNAIVLKTLYPEVPIFVDASACASPDPALHEKALDVLAGLHVNVINR
- the lipA gene encoding lipoyl synthase, which codes for MKSERKPRWLRVNMEDLQKEEAVKRMLKDLSLNTVCQEANCPNRIECFSNKTATFMILGTQCSRNCRFCNVTHEALEPVDPKEPGNMAKATQELGLKHVVVTSVTRDDLPDGGAGHFAKVINAIRAVDKEIAIEVLIPDFQGDFKALKKVTDAQPDIINHNIETIPRMYDKVRPQADYYQSLEVLVNVKKLNPSIFTKSGIMVGLGEFPEEVHQVMMDLRQYQCDFLTVGQYLAPSKAHYPMEEYITPKAFQAYKEKAESLGFSFVASDPLVRSSYKAADMLGTKTQSKQ
- a CDS encoding helix-turn-helix domain-containing protein, encoding MNRLAEQIKKAREQASLSEKALAKKCGISESYLRDIESGRKVIKEDIAEKILKKLGKSMDFISVAEEPTDEASDKVKAGKKQDSKEELQNYDLKPTGSWQKALGNLVKTYPVQRMDNGKVVGEKSLPLMENKVEGYHPDKLFFIEVTDNALQGLRIKKGDIVTVLDTQEIENGALYLINVAKGRMVRKLRKEGSGKIALFQGLEGENGVSKKKSELKIIGKCIKVEFSL
- a CDS encoding carboxypeptidase M32 produces the protein MKKEDNQKEENQLQELLKRYMEISSKIQHYREMAGLAHWDMATYAPKEGRNIRSEALGTLSTEAFKMSVSPEMQHLLGEFSREKYYNELPEKYQKSIEKDVKHLEKFQKIPEEEYRDYVILTSRAQNIWEKAKADDDFEIFRPYLEKIVDFNRRMSERLGYEGHAYNALLDRFEEGMTVEKLDAIFGELKEGVLNILNKIQNASKKPNKRLESVKLPVEKQKILSEKILKKIGYDFECGRLDESIHPFTIGLNPKDVRVTTRYQEDFFKTALFGTIHEGGHGMYEQNIPMELFKTSAGSAASTGMHESQSRFWENVVGRSEFFWKGLLPEFQELFQEEVKNVSLEEMVEYINIVEPSMIRVEADELTYSLHIILRYELEKDLIGGKISVEELPERWNEKMEDILGIKPRDNREGVLQDMHWAGGMIGYFPTYALGNLYALQLTKTLQEDVPEFNSHIEHQNFAPIKEWMVKKVHHRGSLRTAEELIEEITGEGLTVKPYLSYLDEKYQKIYQY